One Phoenix dactylifera cultivar Barhee BC4 chromosome 14, palm_55x_up_171113_PBpolish2nd_filt_p, whole genome shotgun sequence DNA window includes the following coding sequences:
- the LOC103701385 gene encoding uncharacterized protein LOC103701385 isoform X1, whose translation MEMELDFKSMKRKELQALCKKHGLPANSTNLNMAESLASLLQKKEHKCEEMKPKGCLKGSGGSSGEDVGRARGVSKKVSFSLEEDKLEFDELQRKSDGKYSPKKRKFSCRRSDIAFRPVKALEEDEAVEVPARNTRSRSLAVMVMWSPGVEKKKGRKRMEAVCQNDEPPQVVKLLSPDKRNERKAETELSRDVPTTRTLRNRVVVVKGDEGLVRDSKPRRAQTKRTAKDKNQASIAPLFQEATIAKEVENDEVFRGKSCPKHSRGAVSAEEIYAYNGSEMVPSCEDPPLRRSKRIRALDHNLEEGKSKGDAVAKTIRPKNMRNESLQVSVTVVNKAEKQVAEETEMAPLIGEALKRSRHNVSRGNEESGLGTSLPACRELKDECVAVAGKISSKKRRKNAPNGRDLASSVPDRSMSNETAAKRVNRGNLCEHKEPPRRSTRSSSVHRILDHETNDVGIVQKNEPVKQERHIRTRRGMMKSAAPSNEIETSLQAPESQEESQMGSQPEEGLRHLRCNASEFSMPDHEISLPVGRNLLDNETNGMNKLQKQNKPELEISLLEGEKSVDDEINRGKNLQKQQRGQILGKPGSEASVPDCKTGVHAACSDTVPVTLADEKQKHEKHAEIQTVGLQVMEAKFSGYTVMEDCSSSFRGATNREDNNGGNEVAKITDELLSCNHPEVLSAAIVEGDSSVIDLNLKTPGMPVEVHDVSKMASQVDNFLLVDTSDNQERTIQLSTVVAGSDSEDMLNQQKICRNEMVNCRAAEDTTLNAQSTPDESDDVKQCCETVAKPNDPHICETAVDEGKDNSTNFSLFINSGKVGFQSGESNFQENFKDEIRQSFPNESIPLNVCSDEVRISYGEFPKGDSDGMQSGSSSNVMDSDSVEQIAKYKELSLSKLVEVSCGIKEKLQEVKEKSKTSFDGHLLAKNEEQVAIQVDSIISEEQEEALEIGLDKELSCSKVMEIRSEISDLLSQRSGHSNVEAVVQVESVRDSASQGNLNADNNDAILSLDDGGIYRKQDKVLDILQATDLKSPASTTVADNNENPVDVFHCENSNKRNEARGFGGVILPSTCPEDPSIVAATESSSWIHNEEPEAAKQEHVYDAIEAGSHIDGHSPICGFDSNGKDLSNLQTDSRIKMGSGGVARNAMLNGLSYSRRCDGISGRKIYLLDGNSPLFKDCFQETETGEHLPDNLKDFKNRGGTCGAVSSDICSHKSAPGECEVLDKFKEDLMEDNQSQLWNSFSCKVLPEQSNLELCKVELQETNETVVCGHASDDKGVASNESVFVQTILEERDVVDAGETVDMSNNQTRTLHVHQVSTDSLTKIINIDSGRSGGLRDEHAVQKARLDILDGIVGDEGELKESVGNKENTAPSNKFDGEVVHKPESASCKEMILSPEHLGSVEALCTEEGPFSYKQNVERIDQKEASKILVRKFDWRVLEGNEAFKDEDVEEKLDAKLNCINCNEVDDIFSAENVHNSGAGGTLISITPPILEYTLEKSEHGLHNSGKLPITKRAYEVLSALKSEVDEASFIMRLLIGSKDLITQDDKEISPNDALDQVGFTEIVCKNGALDEAKPYRINSGESLCYNSKNDKAALNGQFALKDHDDDNGSKYLKTLGLKLDYGCSEDADISGNRDQTGTSTSHLSCKLCKQDKEKVKATSSEGKFSSSNTAPFVGVSSESKSKDIWDAPGAKLIFLKDLFRMESEVSFVMNDNAWAAFCGSQSDEENFEHESKNSMDIMAADENKASGKREEIEAMPLLSDVLVQKEFGGQADTVENNGGLHASSEALGCENSYVVGTVSGNAYSEPVDRLGCQVSMQLDEQKKSCQEDDIIDKYEGAKPDDFCHAVLTEGNFSENYATDGHEDQERVETLNHVSPLIGGTGVDEKASILDCIELTSATRETKVQDGSLPMVQGASVLESCTESFRMKACGPFISAESEEWENTFADEVAGKTSIIEAAEIVSVEESKSKEILSLAEGVSVLPDETAKLNLTDFEIVNSCDTEVAKQFKHEENSEDFGMSMVETVDLVGLSQQDCKINSQGPVGFTGGTPADCSPVEYGIGHKSDALESEESSRYSGLDQMEEISWKLLNSRISSANKASKTGLYNTTPIKLVENSRCHSMMDGSKGKENTTVIKMDHSYKHNLDKSAITRSSRRPLQSLQK comes from the exons ATGGAGATGGAGTTAGATTTCAAGAGCATGAAGAGGAAAGAGCTCCAGGCGCTGTGCAAGAAGCATGGGTTGCCGGCAAATTCCACCAATTTGAACATGGCTGAGAGCCTCGCTTCCCTTCTCCAG AAGAAGGAACATAAATGTGAGGAGATGAAGCCCAAGGGCTGCCTGAAGGGCTCAGGTGGAAGCAGCGGGGAGGATGTTGGAAGAGCGCGGGGGGTTTCAAAGAAAGTCAGCTTCTCTTTAGAGGAAGATAAGCTTGAATTCGATGAGTTACAGaggaaatcagatgggaaataCTCTCCAAAGAAGAGGAAGTTCAGTTGTCGGAGGTCTGATATTGCTTTCAGGCCAGTAAAGGCCCTTGAGGAAGATGAAGCGGTTGAAGTTCCAGCAAGAAATACACGGTCTCGATCGCTTGCAGTTATGGTAATGTGGTCCCCTGGtgtggaaaagaagaaagggagaaagCGCATGGAAGCTGTTTGCCAGAATGACGAGCCACCTCAAGTAGTGAAGTTGCTGAGTCCAGATAAAAGGAATGAAAGGAAGGCAGAGACGGAACTGTCTCGTGATGTGCCAACAACCAGAACCTTGAGGAACAGGGTGGTTGTGGTCAAAGGAGATGAAGGGTTAGTGCGAGATTCAAAACCTAGGAGAGCCCAGACAAAGAGAACTGCCAAAGACAAAAATCAAGCTTCAATAGCTCCTTTGTTTCAAGAAGCCACCATAGCTAAGGAAGTGGAGAATGATGAAGTTTTCAGAGGGAAATCTTGTCCTAAACATTCGCGCGGTGCAGTCTCTGCGGAAGAAATTTATGCTTATAATGGAAGTGAGATGGTTCCTTCTTGTGAGGATCCTCCTTTGAGGAGATCAAAACGCATTAGAGCGCTCGATCATAATTTAGAGGAAGGTAAATCCAAAGGTGATGCAGTTGCTAAAACGATCAGGCCAAAGAACATGAGAAATGAATCTTTGCAAGTTTCAGTTACAGTTGTGAATAAAGCTGAAAAGCAAGTTGCAGAGGAAACAGAGATGGCCCCTCTGATCGGAGAAGCTTTAAAGAGATCAAGGCATAATGTTTCAAGGGGTAATGAGGAGTCAGGACTTGGAACCTCCTTGCCGGCATGTAGGGAACTGAAAGATGAATGTGTTGCAGTAGCTGGGAAGATTTCgagtaagaaaagaagaaagaatgctCCTAATGGAAGAGATCTTGCATCCTCTGTACCTGATAGGAGCATGTCAAATGAAACTGCAGCTAAAAGAGTCAATAGAGGAAATCTCTGCGAGCATAAAGAACCTCCCAGGAGATCAACACGTAGTTCTTCGGTGCACAGAATCCTGGATCATGAGACTAATGATGTTGGAATAGTCCAGAAAAATGAACCAGTGAAGCAAGAAAGGCACATACGAACAAGAAGGGGAATGATGAAAAGTGCTGCTCCTAGCAATGAAATTGAAACTTCACTTCAAGCACCAGAATCTCAAGAGGAATCCCAAATGGGGTCACAACCTGAAGAAGGTCTAAGGCATTTAAGATGCAATGCTTCAGAATTCAGCATGCCTGATCATGAGATTTCCCTTCCTGTTGGCAGGAATCTGTTAGATAATGAAACCAATGGAATGAATAAGTTGCAGAAGCAGAACAAACCTGAACTTGAGATTTCCCTACTTGAAGGTGAGAAATCAGTGGATGATGAAATAAATAGAGGGAAGAATTTGCAGAAGCAGCAAAGAGGTCAGATTCTGGGAAAACCAGGTTCAGAAGCTTCTGTTCCTGATTGCAAAACTGGGGTTCACGCTGCATGTTCGGACACTGTTCCTGTAACATTAGCTGATGAGAAACAGAAGCATGAGAAGCATGCTGAAATTCAAACAGTTGGACTTCAGGTCATGGAGGCAAAATTTAGTGGATATACTGTGATGGAGGATTGCAGCAGCAGTTTTCGTGGGGCAACTaaccgtgaagataacaatggAGGCAATGAAGTAGCAAAGATTACTGATGAACTTTTGTCTTGCAATCATCCTGAAGTGCTTTCAGCAGCCATTGTCGAAGGAGATTCTTCAGTGATTGATCTTAATCTTAAAACACCTGGTATGCCAGTTGAAGTTCATGATGTTAGCAAAATGGCTTCTCAAGTTGATAATTTCTTGCTGGTTGATACTAGCGACAACCAGG AAAGGACCATTCAGCTTTCAACTGTTGTTGCTGGTAGTGATTCGGAAGATATGTTGAACCAGCAAAAAATCTGCAGAAATGAGATGGTAAATTGTAGGGCAGCTGAAGATACCACTCTAAATGCTCAATCAACACCCGATGAATCTGATGATGTGAAACAATGTTGTGAAACTGTTGCTAAGCCTAATGATCCCCACATATGTGAAACTGCTGTTGATGAAGGTAAAGATAATTCTACAAATTTCAGTTTATTCATTAATTCGGGAAAAGTTGGTTTTCAATCTGGGGAGAGTAATTTTCAGGAAAACTTTAAAGATGAAATTAGACAATCTTTTCCCAACGAGAGTATTCCTCTTAATGTATGCTCTGATGAAGTTAGGATATCATACGGGGAATTTCCAAAGGGTGATTCCGATGGTATGCAATCTGGCTCTTCTAGCAATGTTATGGACTCTGACTCTGTAGAGCAGATAGCTAAATATAAAGAGTTATCCCTCTCCAAGCTTGTTGAAGTGTCATGcggaataaaagaaaaacttcaGGAGGTGAAAGAAAAGTCCAAAACATCTTTTGATGGCCATCTACTTGCAAAAAATGAAGAACAAGTCGCTATTCAGGTCGATTCTATTATatctgaggaacaagaagaagccTTGGAGATTGGTTTGGATAAAGAACTTTCTTGCTCCAAGGTTATGGAAATTCGAAGTGAAATCTCAGATTTACTTTCACAAAGATCTGGGCATTCAAATGTTGAAGCTGTGGTGCAGGTGGAAAGTGTGAGAGATTCTGCTTCACAGGGGAACTTAAATGCAGACAACAACGATGCCATTCTGTCATTGGATGATGGCGGCATATATAGAAAGCAAGACAAAGTTTTAGATATTCTTCAAGCTACAGATTTGAAATCTCCTGCTTCTACTACTGTGGCTGATAACAATGAAAATCCTGTTGATGTGTTTCACTGTGAGAATAGCAACAAAAGAAATGAAGCAAGAGGCTTTGGTGGAGTTATACTGCCCTCCACTTGTCCAGAAGATCCTTCAATAGTCGCTGCCACTGAATCTTCTTCCTGGATTCACAATGAAGAACCTGAAGCTGCTAAGCAGGAGCATGTCTATGATGCTATTGAAGCAGGTTCTCATATTGATGGTCACTCACCAATTTGTGGTTTTG ATAGTAATGGGAAAGACTTATCGAACCTGCAGACAGACTCTAGAATCAAGATGGGGTCTGGCGGAGTGGCTAGGAATGCCATGCTGAATGGCCTATCTTATAGTAGGCGTTGTGATGGTATAAGCGGCAGAAAAATTTATCTTTTAGATGGTAATTCGCCCTTGTTTAAGGATTGTTTTCAGG AGACTGAAACTGGAGAACATTTACCAGACAATCTAAAGGATTTCAAAAATAGAGGGGGAACTTGTGGGGCTGTTTCTTCAGACATTTGTAGTCACAAGTCGGCACCTGGAGAATGTGAGGTTTTAGACAAATTCAAAGAAGATTTAATGGAGGATAATCAGTCACAATTGTGGAATTCTTTTTCGTGCAAAGTTCTTCCTGAGCAGAGTAATTTAGAGTTATGTAAAGTTGAACTTCAAGAAACAAATGAAACTGTTGTATGTGGGCATGCCAGTGATGATAAAGGGGTTGCTTCTAATGAAAGTGTGTTTGTTCAGACCATCTTGGAGGAGAGAGATGTTGTTGATGCTGGTGAGACTGTGGACATGAGCAATAACCAGACAAGAACATTGCATGTACATCAGGTGTCCACTGATTCTTTAACAAAAATTATTAACATTGATTCTGGAAGAAGTGGTGGTTTGAGGGACGAGCATGCAGTTCAGAAAGCCAGATTGGATATATTAGATGGCATAGTGGGCGATGAGGGTGAACTTAAAGAATCTGTAGGGAATAAAGAGAACACTGCACCTTCCAATAAATTTGATGGAGAAGTGGTTCATAAACCAG AGTCAGCTTCATGCAAAGAAATGATACTCTCTCCAGAACACCTGGGATCAGTGGAAGCTTTGTGCACTGAGGAAGGGCCCTTTTCTTACAAGCAAAATGTTGAGAGAATTGATCAAAAGGAGGCATCTAAAATTTTGGTGAGAAAGTTTGACTGGAGGGTTCTCGAAGGCAATGAAGCCTTCAAGGATGAGGATGTAGAAGAGAAACTGGATGCAAAATTAAATTGCATTAACTGCAACGAAGTTGATGACATTTTCTCTGCTGAAAATGTTCACAACAGTGGGGCAGGAGGAACTTTGATTTCCATAACTCCACCAATTCTTGAATATACATTGGAAAAGTCAGAGCATGGTCTACATAACAGTGGCAAGTTGCCTATCACAAAGAGGGCTTATGAAGTTCTTAGTGCATTGAAAAGTGAAGTTGATGAAGCTTCATTCATCATGAGACTTTTAATTGGCTCAAAAGACCTAATCACTCAGGATGACAAAGAAATTTCACCCAATGATGCTCTGGATCAAGTTGGCTTCACTGAAATTGTTTGCAAGAATGGTGCTTTAGACGAAGCAAAACCATATCGTATCAACTCTGGTGAAAGTCTTTGTTACAATTCAAAGAATGATAAGGCAGCTTTAAATGGTCAGTTTGCCTTAAAGGATCATGATGATGATAATGGGAGCAAGTATTTGAAAACCCTGGGACTTAAGTTGGACTATGGGTGTTCTGAAGATGCTGACATAAGTGGGAATAGAGATCAGACGGGTACATCAACAAGTCATTTAAGTTGCAAATTATGCAAACAAGATAAAGAGAAGGTGAAAGCAActtcttcagaag GGAAATTTAGCAGCTCGAATACGGCTCCATTTGTTGGCGTATCGAGTGAATCCAAATCTAAAGATATTTGGGATGCACCAGGTGCaaagttaatatttttaaaggaCCTATTTCGGATGGAAAGTGAAGTGTCATTTGTCATGAATGACAATGCTTGGGCTGCTTTTTGTGGGAGTCAATCTGATGAAGAAAATTTTGAGCATGAAAGTAAAAATTCCATGGACATAATGGCAGCTGATGAAAATAAAGCATcagggaagagagaagagataGAGGCTATGCCACTCTTGTCAGATGTTCTGGTCCAAAAAGAATTTGGAGGGCAAGCAGATACTGTGGAAAATAATGGGGGTCTGCATGCAAGCTCAGAGGCCCTTGGCTGTGAAAATTCTTACGTGGTAGGAACCGTATCGGGTAATGCTTATTCTGAGCCTGTTGATAGATTGGGGTGTCAAG TTTCTATGCAACTAgatgaacaaaaaaaatcatgtcaAGAGGATGATATTATTGACAAATATGAAG GTGCGAAACCAGACGACTTTTGCCATGCTGTATTAACTGAAGGcaatttttcagaaaattaTGCTACCGATGGGCATGAGGACCAAGAGAGGGTAGAAACCTTGAATCATGTGTCTCCATTGATTGGTGGAACTGGGGTTGATGAAAAGGCATCCATTTTAGATTGTATTGAACTTACTAGTGCAACAAGAGAAACAAAAGTTCAAGATGGATCATTGCCTATGGTACAAGGAGCGTCCGTGCTGGAGAGTTGCACAGAGAGTTTCCGAATGAAAGCTTGTGGTCCTTTTATTTCTGCAGAATCTGAAGAGTGGGAGAATACATTTGCCGATGAAGTTGCTGGAAAGACATCTATTATTGAGGCAGCAGAAATTGTCTCAGTGGAGGAATCAAAGTCCAAGGAAATCTTGAGTTTAGCTGAAGGTGTATCAGTTTTGCCGGATGAGACTGCCAAATTGAATTTGACTGATTTTGAAATTGTTAATTCCTGTGATACAGAAGTGGCAAAACAGTTCAAACATGAagaaaattctgaggattttggAATGTCTATGGTAGAAACTgtagatttggttggtttgtctcaGCAGGATTGCAAAATTAACTCTCAAGGACCAGTGGGATTTACAGGTGGAACTCCTGCTGACTGTTCTCCTGTAGAATATGGAATTGGGCATAAGAGTGATGCCTTGGAGTCTGAAG AATCAAGTCGATATAGCGGTCTGGACCAGATGGAGGAAATTAGCTGGAAGTTGTTAAACTCCAGGATTTCCAGTGCAAACAAGGCCAGTAAAACAGGTCTTTACAACACTACACCAATAAAGTTGGTTGAGAACTCGAGATGCCACTCTATGATGGATGGTTCAAAAGGTAAGGAGAACACAACAGTTATCAAGATGGACCACTcttataaacataatctggataaATCGGCAATTACCAGATCTTCCAGACGACCTCTACAGAGTTTGCAGAAATAA